The Psychroflexus sp. ALD_RP9 region GTATGGCTTGGGGCGCAAAAATACCAGGTAGTTACGGTAAAATTATCCTCACTGTATTTCGTTTATTTGCCATTGTCGCCATTGGCTATTGGTTAAAAGACAGCATTAAGAAACATAAACCGAAGGTGTTAATTTGGGCCATTGCTTTAATCTTCGCCGGCGCCTTGGGTAATATTATCGATTCGGTGTTTTATGGGATTATTTTTGACGGTAGCTATGGGCAAATTGCTACTTTATTTGCAGAGCAACCTTATGGCGAATGGCTGAAAGGCAATGTGGTTGATATGCTCTATTTTCCATTATACGATGGTATATTACCCGAATGGTTACCGATTTGGGGCGGTGAGCGTTTTGTGTTTTTTGAGCCTGTATTTAACATTGCCGACACCGCCATTAGCACCGGCTTCGGCTTATTATTAGTCTTTAATAAAAAGGCCTTTCCTAAAGAAGATCAGTAAGTTGCTTCAGCTCAGATGCTTTGATAAAACATAGCTTAAAAAGTATTTAAACCGCATATTTCATTACTATGCTTTAGAAATGGCTGTAAAAAATATATTTTTAAAGGTTTTATTATGAATTTTTTATATATTTAACAAATAATCAAACCTAGCTATTATGCAACTAACAACTACCAACTTTAATTTTAATTTTATTTCTGCCTTTTCTTATATTTTCACAAGATGAGATTTGTGGTGCTAGTGGTACTGATATTCAAAGTCATTCAAGCTTAGATATTAATCGCAATGACTTTTATTCTTCTCAACAGACTTTTTTAGCTGATATTAAACAACTCATTAAAAACTAAGCATCATGAAAACAGTCATAAAACTATTAATTATTTGTATGCTTGGGCAAAGCTTGACTAGCTTAGCCCAAACCACCGCCATTCCTGATGAAGATTTCGAACAAGCCTTGATTGATCTTAATATCGATTCAGATGGCATCATTAACGGACAAGTGTTAACGGCTGATATAGAAACGATTGTGGAATTAGATTTTTCAAATTTGTACGATTCATTTTTATATAATGGTGGTACCATAACAGATTTCACAGGTATTGAGGCCTTCACAGCACTAGAAATTCTCAACCTATCTAATTTAACAGTTGTTCTGTCTGAAGAACAGGCTGGCGTCTTCAATTCAAACTTAAATCTTAGAGAATTTATCGCCGATACTGAGAGTTTCGATGTTGGCCCATATATAGCAATACCCTACTTAGATTTTAGCAATCTTAATCACCTAGAATATATTAGTTTAGAGACTAGTTTTCAGATTAATTCCATTAACCTAAACAACCCTAATTCCTCTTACGAGAACTTAACCATTAATCTAGATCACGAATATTGGTATCCGCCATACACTTATTCGGTTTGTATAAATGTTAGTGATGCCCAAGCCGCTTCTTTAAATCAGTTCCCTTATAATACTTGGACTATAATTACACCCGCGCCAGATGTGAATGACTATGTTTGGAGAGATTATAATTTTTCTTCTACCTGTAATTTGTCAACAACAGATTTTGAAAATCTAAACGCGCTATCGGTTTATCCCAATCCTGTGCAAGATCAATTATGGCTAAAAAACCCTAACAATTTAAACATCGATAGAGCAGAAGTTTATACTATTTCGGGACAGCTGATTAAAACAGTTGAGGCAGTAGATACGTCTATAGACCTTGCGTTATTAGAAACAGGTGTTTATTTCGTAAAAGTGTTTAGTGCTCATAATTCAAAAACGTTTAAAGTCTTAAAGCAATAGCCATCATGCCAACCCATTAAAGCAGTAGCAAATTAAACGTTTAGTTCACCACTAATTGTACGGTTTCTCGCGTTACTTGTTTTAAGAGCACAGATTTATCTTTTTCAATTCGTTGTATGGCGGCATCATTAAAATGCCTAATGGTAAATAGCGATACACCTTTGTTGTATGTCACTTTAAACTTAGCTTTTAATTCTTCAATTAATTTATCGACATTATTAAATTTATTATCTACACAAACCGAAAATGAAATGGCTGAATTCTGAATTAAATCGACTTTAATTTGATAGCGATGGAACAACGCAAAAATTTCTGAAATATTTTCTTCTACAAAAAATGAAAAATCTAAACTAGATAGCGATAATAACACTAAATTAGGCTTAACAATATAACATGGAATTAAAGGTTGAATTTGCTCTCCCTTTTGAACGCAAGTCCCTTTATCTGTTGGATTGAAAAACGATTTAACCAATAAAGGTATTTCTTTTTTCTGCAAGGGTTGAAGTGTCTTCGGGTGAATAACCGATGCGCCATAAAAGGCGAGTTCGATGGCTTCTTCGTAAGAAATTTGGTGCAAAAGCTGAGTGTTTTTAAACACATTAGGGTCGCCATTAAGCACGCCAGGCACATCTTTCCAAATCGTTACACTTTCAGCATTTAAGCAATAAGCAAAAATCGCCGCGGTGTAGTCACTCCCTTCACGACCTAAAGTCGTAGTAAAGTTATGCTGGTCTGAGCCAATAAAACCCTGAGTAATATTTAATTCACTTGTATCTACATGAGCATTAATTTTTTCTTGGGTGCGTTCCCAATTCACACCAGCATCGCGATAAACACTTGTAGTATCGATTAAATTTCTGCAGTCGTGCCAAGTATTAGCAATATTAAGGCTATTTAAAAATTGACTCACAATACTTGTGCTAATCAACTCGCCAAAACTCACCACTTGGTCATACACAAAATCATAATTAGGCGATTTGTTGCGATCTAAAAAAATACGCAATTCATCAAAAAAATAGTTCACTTTGGTGTAAGCCGGATGTGCTGAAGTCTCAAATAAATCCTTTAAAATTTCGTGATGATACAGTTTTAAGTCTGTGATGGCTTTGTTAAGATTTTGGTCTTTTTCAAAATACAGCTTAACAATTTGTTCTAAGGCGTTAGTGGTTTTTCCCATCGCCGAAACCACCAATAACTTTTGGTCGGTTCCTGTAAGTTTTAAAACTTCAGCGACATTTTTAACACCAGCAGCATCTTTTACCGATGCGCCACCAAACTTAAAAATTTGCATAATTATGATTTAATAGATTACAAGTTAATGTTTTTAATGTGAGCTTCATCTAATTGAACCGTTCGCCACTCTTTAAACACGGTTGCACCATATGACTTATAAAATTCGATAGCGTTTGAATTCCAATCTAAAACAACCCATTCTACACGTTTAATTTTATGGGTTTTAGCATGTAAAATCAGTGCTTCAAGCAGAGCCTTACCAATACCTTTTTGTCGATGCGATTGGGTTACAATTAAATCTTCTAAGTGATAAGTTTCGCCTTTCCAAGTTGAAAATCTGGAATAAAATAAAGCCATTCCTACAATAGTTGCATCAATTTCAGCGACAAAGCATTTAAATAAAGCATCTTTACCGAAGCCGTAAGCTTTTAAATCATCTACATTAACTTCAACAGCATCGGGTTCATTTTCAAATTTAGCCAATTCCTTGATTAAGTTTAGCACTTGTGGCATATCTTCAGCCGCTGCAAGTCGTATTTGAAATTCCATCGAACTCATTTTTAAACAAAAATACGTTGTGAAAAATAAAAACATTCTTAAATCGGATATAAAAGCGGTTTTTTCCTATTTTTGCTGAAACTACAACGTTTTCGTAATGAAAAAAGCTAACCAAACCCTCGGTGAATTTATCATCGAAAATCAAAAGTCATTTAAGTACACATCAGGCGAATTATCTCGATTAATTAACTCGATTAGACTTGCTGCCAAAGTGGTAAATCACGAAGTTAATAAAGCCGGATTAGTCGATATCACTGGTAATGCAGGCGAAACCAATGTACAAGGTGAAGACCAGCAAAAGCTTGATGTTTATGCTAACGAACGCTTTATACAAACCTTAATTAACCGTGAAATTGTTTGTGGTATTGCTTCAGAAGAAAACGACGATTATATTACCATTCAAGGTCAAAATAAAGCCCACGATAATAAGTATGTGGTCCTGATGGATCCACTTGATGGTAGCTCTAATATTGATGTTAATGTTTCGGTAGGTACTATTTTTTCAATTTATCGCCGCCAATCACCTGTTGGGCAACCTGTTGAAATAGACGATTTTCTTCAGCCTGGCAATCAGCAAGTGGCGGCAGGTTATATTATTTACGGCACATCAACAATGTTAGTGTATACGACTGGTCATGGTGTTAATGGGTTTACATTAAATCCAGCATTAGGAACCTATTATTTGTCGCATCCTAACATGAAATTTCCTGAAGAAGGCAATATTTATTCAATTAATGAAGGTAACTATGTGCATTTTCCTCAAGGTGTTAAAGATTATATTAAATATTGTCAAGCTGAAGTAGAGTCTGACAACAGACCTTACACTTCGCGATATATCGGTAGCTTAGTGTCCGATTTTCATCGGAATATGATTAAAGGTGGCATTTACATGTATCCTAAAACAGCTAAAGCTCCTAAAGGAAAATTACGCCTATTATACGAGTGTAACCCAATGGCTTTTATTGCTGAGCAAGCTGGCGGAAAGGCTTCTGATGGTTATCAACGTATTTTAGATATTCAACCCACTAAGCTTCATGAGCGTGTGCCATTTTTTTGTGGAACTCAATCTATGGTCAATAAAGCAGAAGAATTTATGGCTAACTATAAAAACGAATAGTTTTTTCGGTTTAGGTCTCGGTTCAGTTGAAGTTTTTGAACTAGGGTTTAACATCGCAAGTTCCCAAAAAAGCTTAATTTAGCACAATGCGAAAATTAAGCTTCATATTATTACTTTTTTTATTCAACTTAGTATGGACTCAAAATGCTAATTTGGCTCAAAATTATTTAGACCAAGGCGAATATGAAAAAGCCTTAGCCGTTTATGAGCAACTTCTCGAAGAAAATCCTAGAAATCAAAAATTTTTGTTAGGTTTAGTAGAAGCGCATAAAAATTTAGAACAACTTCAAGCCGCCAAAAAAGCTTTACAAACTTACCTTAATCGTCCAGGTAATTACCCAAATATAGAGGTTGAACTTGGCTATTTGTTCGATCAGGAAAAACAACTCGATTCAGCAAAAATATATTATCAATCAGCTTTAGCAAAGGTAACAGAGCGCCCAAATTTTGCCTATATTGTTGGTAAAGCTTTTCAAAATTATGGACTTTTAAATTACGCTGAAGAAACCTACGAAACTGCCCAGAGCATTCGGCCATCAACCAACTTTTCAATAGAATTGGCACGTATTTATGGTGAGCAAAGCAAGTTTGAAAAAATGTTTAACAATTATGTTGATATCATTGAAAAAAATGCGCGTTATTTTAAAATGTTAAGTCCAAGATTTTCTGATTTTATCACCAAAGATCCTAACAATAAAGCCAATTTAGCTTTTAAAACAGTTTTATTACAACGCAACCAAAATGAACCTAGAAAGCTGTACAATGAAATGCTAAGCTGGTTGTTTGTGCAACAAGGCAATTTAAATTTAGCATTTATACAAGAAAAAGCCATTTATGCCCGAAGCCAAACCAAACAGCTCAATAATATTTTTGAACTCGGACAAATTGCTTTTGAACAAGAAGATTATAGTTTAGCCAAACAAATTTTTAAAGAAGTTCAAGCTAAAACCAATCAACCTGTTTTGTTTTACAGAAGTGCTCAGTATTTATTGAAGTTACTTCAGTTTAACCCAGAAAATTCAGTTGAAACTGTCAACCAAGCTTATCAAGATTTTTTTACAGCTGAAAAAATTTCAACACTAACACACGCTATTTATCTTGATTGGGCAAAATTTACAGCCAATCAGTTACAAAATCCTCAAAATGCCATTAAGTTGTTAGATGAAGTTAATTCGTCACAAATTCGGCCATCACAAATGGCTTCAACAAAACTGTTGAAAGGTGATTTGTTACGCTTAGAAGGGCAATTTAACCAAGCCTTATTGCTATATGCGCAAGTAGAAAAATTAGTGCCCAACTCAGATGAAGCACGAGAAGCGAAGTTTAAAACTGCACAAACAAGTTATTTTCAGGGTGATTTTGATTGGGCTTTAACACAACTCGACGTCTTAAAACAGTCCGTTTCACAACGCATGGCCAATGATGCTTTAGAGTTAGCCTTACACATTCGCGAAAACTCATATCTTGATTCTACCCAAACCGATTTAAAGCGTGTTGCTAAAGCCGACTTGTTAAGAAGTCAGCAACGTTATCATAAAGCGATTAATATTTTGCAAAAGGTTTTAGAATCTTATAAAGATGTTGCCATAGTAGATGAAGCCTTGTATCGTTTAGCCTTAAACTTTGAAAGTTTGTCTAATTTTGAAGCTGCTGCAGAAGCTTACAACCAATTGGTGACCGATTATCCTGAAAGTATTTTAGCAGACAATGCTTTATTTGCACAGGGTTTAATTTATCGCGATCAGCTTAACGCGACCGAAAAGGCTAAGTCAAAATTTGAGCACATTATTTTTAACCATCCCGATAGCATTTACTTTGTTGAAGCTAGAGAAATTTTTAGAACTTTGCGCGGCGATAAAATAGAATAATTATGTTTATTTATAATATTACAATGCAGGTTGAAGCTTCTGTACATCAAGATTGGTATAGTTGGGTAAATTCTAGCTTTATCCCTGAAATGTTATCGACTAAAAAATTTACAAAAGCAGTTTTAAGCGAGGTTTTACAAGATGAAAATCAGGATAGCTTTACTTATTCAGCGCAGTTTTTTGTGCCAACTGAAACACATTTAGAGGCCTATAAACAAGCTTATGCTTCAAAAATTGAAGCTAAAATTAGCTTGTTTAAAACACGCGTTGTTAGTTTTAGCTCAACTCTAAAAATTATAGACCAACATTAAGTTTATGCAAGTAAAAGCAAAAAAACACCTCGGGCAGCATTTTTTAAAAGACCTTAATATTGCTCAGCAAATTGCCGATAGCTTGAGTTATTCGGGCTATAAACATTTAGTCGAAATTGGTCCTGGCATGGGTGTTTTAACACAGTTTTTACTTGCAAAACCAGTGAACTTAGTAGCGATGGATGTAGATCGTGAATCAATT contains the following coding sequences:
- a CDS encoding DUF4286 family protein gives rise to the protein MFIYNITMQVEASVHQDWYSWVNSSFIPEMLSTKKFTKAVLSEVLQDENQDSFTYSAQFFVPTETHLEAYKQAYASKIEAKISLFKTRVVSFSSTLKIIDQH
- a CDS encoding lipoprotein signal peptidase, with translation MNLKKASLIIAIILIIDQLSKIYIKTSFRLGESVEVFSWFKILFIENEGMAWGAKIPGSYGKIILTVFRLFAIVAIGYWLKDSIKKHKPKVLIWAIALIFAGALGNIIDSVFYGIIFDGSYGQIATLFAEQPYGEWLKGNVVDMLYFPLYDGILPEWLPIWGGERFVFFEPVFNIADTAISTGFGLLLVFNKKAFPKEDQ
- a CDS encoding aspartate kinase, whose amino-acid sequence is MQIFKFGGASVKDAAGVKNVAEVLKLTGTDQKLLVVSAMGKTTNALEQIVKLYFEKDQNLNKAITDLKLYHHEILKDLFETSAHPAYTKVNYFFDELRIFLDRNKSPNYDFVYDQVVSFGELISTSIVSQFLNSLNIANTWHDCRNLIDTTSVYRDAGVNWERTQEKINAHVDTSELNITQGFIGSDQHNFTTTLGREGSDYTAAIFAYCLNAESVTIWKDVPGVLNGDPNVFKNTQLLHQISYEEAIELAFYGASVIHPKTLQPLQKKEIPLLVKSFFNPTDKGTCVQKGEQIQPLIPCYIVKPNLVLLSLSSLDFSFFVEENISEIFALFHRYQIKVDLIQNSAISFSVCVDNKFNNVDKLIEELKAKFKVTYNKGVSLFTIRHFNDAAIQRIEKDKSVLLKQVTRETVQLVVN
- the fbp gene encoding class 1 fructose-bisphosphatase, with the translated sequence MKKANQTLGEFIIENQKSFKYTSGELSRLINSIRLAAKVVNHEVNKAGLVDITGNAGETNVQGEDQQKLDVYANERFIQTLINREIVCGIASEENDDYITIQGQNKAHDNKYVVLMDPLDGSSNIDVNVSVGTIFSIYRRQSPVGQPVEIDDFLQPGNQQVAAGYIIYGTSTMLVYTTGHGVNGFTLNPALGTYYLSHPNMKFPEEGNIYSINEGNYVHFPQGVKDYIKYCQAEVESDNRPYTSRYIGSLVSDFHRNMIKGGIYMYPKTAKAPKGKLRLLYECNPMAFIAEQAGGKASDGYQRILDIQPTKLHERVPFFCGTQSMVNKAEEFMANYKNE
- a CDS encoding GNAT family N-acetyltransferase codes for the protein MEFQIRLAAAEDMPQVLNLIKELAKFENEPDAVEVNVDDLKAYGFGKDALFKCFVAEIDATIVGMALFYSRFSTWKGETYHLEDLIVTQSHRQKGIGKALLEALILHAKTHKIKRVEWVVLDWNSNAIEFYKSYGATVFKEWRTVQLDEAHIKNINL
- a CDS encoding T9SS type A sorting domain-containing protein; the encoded protein is MKTVIKLLIICMLGQSLTSLAQTTAIPDEDFEQALIDLNIDSDGIINGQVLTADIETIVELDFSNLYDSFLYNGGTITDFTGIEAFTALEILNLSNLTVVLSEEQAGVFNSNLNLREFIADTESFDVGPYIAIPYLDFSNLNHLEYISLETSFQINSINLNNPNSSYENLTINLDHEYWYPPYTYSVCINVSDAQAASLNQFPYNTWTIITPAPDVNDYVWRDYNFSSTCNLSTTDFENLNALSVYPNPVQDQLWLKNPNNLNIDRAEVYTISGQLIKTVEAVDTSIDLALLETGVYFVKVFSAHNSKTFKVLKQ
- a CDS encoding tetratricopeptide repeat protein — encoded protein: MAQNYLDQGEYEKALAVYEQLLEENPRNQKFLLGLVEAHKNLEQLQAAKKALQTYLNRPGNYPNIEVELGYLFDQEKQLDSAKIYYQSALAKVTERPNFAYIVGKAFQNYGLLNYAEETYETAQSIRPSTNFSIELARIYGEQSKFEKMFNNYVDIIEKNARYFKMLSPRFSDFITKDPNNKANLAFKTVLLQRNQNEPRKLYNEMLSWLFVQQGNLNLAFIQEKAIYARSQTKQLNNIFELGQIAFEQEDYSLAKQIFKEVQAKTNQPVLFYRSAQYLLKLLQFNPENSVETVNQAYQDFFTAEKISTLTHAIYLDWAKFTANQLQNPQNAIKLLDEVNSSQIRPSQMASTKLLKGDLLRLEGQFNQALLLYAQVEKLVPNSDEAREAKFKTAQTSYFQGDFDWALTQLDVLKQSVSQRMANDALELALHIRENSYLDSTQTDLKRVAKADLLRSQQRYHKAINILQKVLESYKDVAIVDEALYRLALNFESLSNFEAAAEAYNQLVTDYPESILADNALFAQGLIYRDQLNATEKAKSKFEHIIFNHPDSIYFVEAREIFRTLRGDKIE